Sequence from the Aquimarina sp. Aq107 genome:
GGATTATCGGGTTGTACAAATGGTGCTAAATCCTCAGGAGTAACACTTTCGTCAAAAATCTGTCCAATATCTGTAGGCAAATCAAAACTCATAGTATACATACTTTGATCCAATTTAACCAGTGTACGATTGAATTCTTTTTCTGTACTAAAACTAAAATTGCTAGAAACATTTACTCTGAACGCACGTATGCTAACACCTAACTCAATAGCCAGTTGTTCTTCAGACTCTACCTGTTCGATATCTACTGTAAAATTTGCTGGAGCCTCTTCACCAGATGTGCTTATAATTTGGTTAATAGCATCTTGTATAGTACTTCGTTTTACCTCATCTACTTCTGCAGAAGATTGTAGATTTCCGTTATTAATATTTACAGAAATAGTTCCTCCTGCTCGTTCAACCACAATAGGAGAAGGTGTGGGCTCGGACAAGGTTTTTCCTTGTAATAAATTACCAGGAAATATGACTTCTGCATTTGTGTCAAATAAATTGAATTCCCCAGTACCATCCTTTAAATCTATGGTTTCGGTCACACAAACAAATCTCGAAGTAGTTCCGTCTCCATTATCTTCATCTACTGCAGTTTCTTCTACAGATACAATATTCTCTACTCTTTCATCATCAAACGGAGGAATCTCTTCTCCAATAGCAAACACACCCTCATATGTTAAGGGTTGTTCTCCAACAATTGGGTCTTCTTGACCTGATGAATCATCATTACTACATCCAAAAGTGATACACAAAAAAAACAATGTATTGAGTTTAATAAAAAGTGTTATTAGCTTTTTCATAATTGATTAAAATATTTTTAAATAAATGATTTGTGATGCAATACTACAACCACAGTACGCTGAAGAAAAAAGAAGTAAGATGAAGACGAAAAAAAAGTGTTTAGAAGGAAAAAAAACAGTTGAAAGGAACCCTATAACACCTCTACTGATTTGAGATTATCGTATCTATATCAGGGATAAAGTTTACAAGTTGGTGTACATTAATCGAATTTACATTTGGAAGTAAAAAAAATTATCAATCCTTCTTTTGATTAAAAAAGTTGTACTATTTCATATAAACACTAGCTAGACAATAAGAAGAAAAAAGGCTTTTTATATGTCTATAAACTTAAGACATATAAAAAGCCTTTTAAAATTTTATAAGCAAGCGAAACGTCTTCTTATAATTACCTCTGGCAAATTGAAAACAATTTTCGCCAAAAAAGCAACCTATAATTATGCTTTCACAGCTGGTTTGTATTCTTTCTTGTCGATTACCATTTTGGCGAATTGAAAACAATTTTCGCCAAAAAAGCAACCTATAATTATGCTTTCACAGCTGGTTTGTATTCTTTCTTGTCGATTACCATTTTGGCGATAATCTCTCTTAAAATTTCAGAAGTACCTCCTCCTATTGGACCCAATCTACTATCTCTAAAAAGTCTTGCTAAAGGATATTCTTCCATATAGCCATATCCTCCTAATAATTGTAGACATTTATAAATAACCTCATCAGCTATTTTTGTAGACATTAACTTAGACATACTTGCTTCTTTTACTACATACTGTCCATCATTTAATCTTTTAGCTATAGAATAATTAAACTCTTTACACATTTCTAATTCACTAGCCATATCAGCAACTGAGTGACGAAGCGCTTGAAACTTGTCGATTGTTTTTCCAAAAGCTTCTCTCTCACTCATATATTTAATTGCATAATCCAAAGCATATTCTGCTCTAGCATGAGCGTTGATACCCATTATCAATCTTTCCAATGCAAAATGCTGCATAATATAGGAGAAACCTTTATTTTCTTCTCCCATCAAATTATTAGCAGGAATTCGAACATTATCAAAAGCTATCTCACCCGTATCAGACGCTCTCCAACCTAATTTATCTAATTTAGTTGCAGAAATACCAGGAGTTTCTCTATCCATAATAAAAATACTAATCCCTTTATTACCCAGTTCTGGAGTAGTCTTGGCAGCTACTATAAGATAATCGCTATAAACTCCATTGGTAATAAATGTTTTAGAGCCATTAATAACATAAAAATCTCCATCCTTTACCGC
This genomic interval carries:
- a CDS encoding acyl-CoA dehydrogenase family protein is translated as MYFTEEHELFRESLKDFLQKEVVPHIEKWEKTGDIERFIWEKFGEMGYFGIAYPEEYGGLGLDLFYTVIFLEELQKINSGGFAAAMWAHVYLAMTHVNKEGDHRIKEEYLRSSISGEKIGCLCISEPFGGSDVAGMRTTAVKDGDFYVINGSKTFITNGVYSDYLIVAAKTTPELGNKGISIFIMDRETPGISATKLDKLGWRASDTGEIAFDNVRIPANNLMGEENKGFSYIMQHFALERLIMGINAHARAEYALDYAIKYMSEREAFGKTIDKFQALRHSVADMASELEMCKEFNYSIAKRLNDGQYVVKEASMSKLMSTKIADEVIYKCLQLLGGYGYMEEYPLARLFRDSRLGPIGGGTSEILREIIAKMVIDKKEYKPAVKA